One window of Entelurus aequoreus isolate RoL-2023_Sb linkage group LG06, RoL_Eaeq_v1.1, whole genome shotgun sequence genomic DNA carries:
- the LOC133652099 gene encoding B9 domain-containing protein 1-like — MAASNPSVFLLSVNGQIEGADFPSYDNLYCKYCYVYGQDWIPTTGLEEGITQITCKGSQASHKLIWNFPLDVTFKSTNPSGWPQLVVSVYGPDVFGNDVVRGYGATHIPITPGQHTRTMAMFVPEPTWRLQKFTSWLMGRRPEYTDPKVVAQGEGREVTRVCSQGFVTVCFSIMMKDLKKLGYDSGPANPQSHAASSWSTEDQSNF, encoded by the exons ATGGCCGCGAGTAACCCGTCGGTGTTCCTCCTCTCGGTCAACGGACAGATTGAAGGCGCTGAC TTCCCCTCCTATGACAACTTATACTGCAAATACTGCTACGTTTACGGCCAAGACTGGATTCCGACCACC GGTTTGGAGGAGGGCATCACTCAAATAACATGTAAAGGCAGTCAGGCGTCCCACAAGCTGATCTGGAACTTCCCGCTGGATGTAACGTTCAAGAGTACGAACCCTTCAGGGT GGCCTCAGCTTGTGGTGAGCGTTTATGGACCGGACGTGTTCGGCAACGACGTGGTCCGAGGCTACGGAGCGACACACATCCCCATCACACCTGGACA ACACACCAGGACCATGGCCATGTTTGTTCCTGAGCCCACATGGAGACTTCAGAAGTTCACCAG CTGGCTAATGGGTCGCCGGCCCGAGTACACGGACCCTAAAGTAGTCGCCCAAGGCGAAGGGAGAGAAG TGACACGAGTTTGCTCCCAAGGATTTGTCACCGTGTGCTTCAGCATCATGATGAAGGACCTGAAGAAACTGGGCTACGACTCGGGACCTGCAAACCCCCAATCTCACGCCGCGTCCAGCTGGTCCACAGAAGACCAAAGTAACTTCTGA